Proteins co-encoded in one Candidatus Blochmannia sp. SNP genomic window:
- the thrC gene encoding threonine synthase, giving the protein MKLYNIKQHDEQVTFCQALIQGLGKDQGLFFPADLPKFSVLEINSMLEMNFIERSAHILSTYIGSELSKNSILSCVQNAFNFPVPLVFIKNNIAILELFHGPTLAFKDFGSRLMAQMLNKVNYQSDKPMVILTATSGDTGAAVAHAFVDFSNIHVIILYPKGKISGLQEKLFCTLGGNISTISVDGDFDSCQFLVKKAFEDGVLRQVLDLNSANSINISRILAQVCYYFEGVSQLPHQMRNKLVIAVPSGNFGNLTAGLLAQSCGLPVRKFIAATNINNTVPRFLRNGYWKPHPTVSTFSNAMDVSCPNNWPRIEELFHRENRSIKELKYGCVNDILTEKTVQEISNLGYLSEPHTAVAYRLLSDQLDSDEFGMCLGTAHPVKFKELVECFFKKKIRVVLPDTLKKRMKLPILSYKTSKCFSSLRNLILKIVS; this is encoded by the coding sequence ATGAAATTATATAACATTAAACAACATGATGAACAAGTGACGTTTTGTCAAGCTCTTATACAAGGACTAGGGAAGGATCAAGGGTTATTTTTTCCGGCAGATCTTCCAAAGTTCTCCGTACTTGAAATTAATTCTATGTTAGAAATGAATTTTATAGAACGTAGTGCGCATATTTTATCTACATATATTGGCTCTGAGTTATCAAAAAATAGTATATTAAGTTGTGTTCAGAATGCTTTTAATTTTCCAGTACCATTAGTATTTATAAAAAACAATATTGCTATTTTAGAACTTTTCCATGGACCAACTTTAGCTTTTAAAGATTTTGGAAGCCGATTGATGGCACAAATGTTAAATAAAGTTAATTATCAATCTGATAAGCCTATGGTTATTCTTACAGCTACATCTGGTGATACAGGAGCAGCTGTAGCCCATGCTTTTGTTGATTTTAGCAACATACACGTTATTATTTTATATCCTAAAGGGAAAATTAGCGGATTGCAAGAAAAATTATTTTGTACTTTAGGAGGTAATATTTCTACTATATCAGTAGATGGAGATTTTGACTCATGTCAATTTTTAGTGAAAAAAGCTTTTGAAGATGGTGTATTACGACAGGTTTTAGATTTAAATTCTGCCAATTCTATTAATATTAGTCGTATATTAGCGCAAGTTTGTTATTATTTTGAAGGAGTATCACAACTACCACATCAGATGCGTAATAAATTAGTTATTGCAGTTCCCAGCGGAAACTTTGGGAATTTAACTGCAGGATTATTAGCCCAATCTTGTGGGTTGCCAGTGAGAAAGTTTATTGCTGCTACTAATATTAATAATACTGTACCTAGATTCTTACGAAATGGTTATTGGAAACCTCATCCTACTGTTTCAACGTTTTCTAATGCAATGGATGTAAGTTGCCCAAATAATTGGCCTAGAATAGAAGAATTGTTTCATCGAGAAAATAGATCTATTAAAGAATTAAAATATGGTTGTGTCAATGATATACTTACCGAAAAAACAGTTCAAGAAATTTCAAATTTAGGATATCTTTCTGAACCTCATACTGCTGTAGCGTATCGATTGTTATCTGATCAATTGGATTCTGATGAATTTGGAATGTGCCTTGGTACCGCTCATCCTGTTAAATTTAAAGAACTAGTAGAGTGTTTTTTTAAAAAAAAGATACGAGTAGTATTACCGGATACT
- the thrB gene encoding homoserine kinase: MVRVYAPASIGNIGVGFDTLGMAITPINGSLLGDCVSIEDSNIFSLKNIGCFHNQLPTRLEENIVFQCWEKFCKTLGQTYPLSIKLEKNIPVSSGLGSSACSIVAVLVAMNYHYGSPLNQDQLLALMGEMEGKISGSIHFDNVSPCFLGGMRLILKNCNIVNQVIPNFNNWVWVLAYPGVKISTAMSRSILPNQYDREDCVNHSQYLSGFIHACHTQQESLAIECMKDIIAEPYRSRLFPVKLSYIRHNIMKKGAVSCGISGSGPTIFVLCNTYDVIEDISDWLSRFYLQNDSGFIRICSLDQRGARIMVE; encoded by the coding sequence ATGGTCAGAGTTTATGCTCCAGCATCTATTGGTAATATTGGGGTAGGATTCGATACATTAGGTATGGCAATTACTCCGATAAATGGTAGTTTACTGGGAGATTGTGTAAGTATTGAAGATTCTAATATATTTAGTTTAAAAAATATAGGATGTTTTCATAATCAATTACCAACACGATTAGAAGAAAACATTGTGTTTCAGTGTTGGGAAAAGTTTTGTAAAACTTTAGGGCAAACGTATCCTTTAAGTATTAAGTTAGAAAAAAACATTCCGGTTTCTTCTGGTTTGGGTTCTAGCGCTTGTTCTATAGTAGCTGTATTAGTAGCAATGAATTATCATTATGGATCTCCACTTAATCAAGATCAATTGCTTGCATTAATGGGGGAAATGGAAGGAAAAATTTCTGGATCAATCCATTTTGATAATGTATCGCCTTGTTTTTTGGGAGGTATGCGTTTAATTTTAAAAAATTGTAATATTGTTAACCAAGTAATTCCTAATTTTAATAATTGGGTATGGGTTTTAGCATATCCGGGCGTGAAAATATCCACTGCGATGTCGCGATCAATATTACCAAATCAATATGACCGCGAGGATTGCGTTAATCACAGCCAGTATTTATCCGGATTCATTCATGCTTGTCATACTCAACAAGAATCTTTAGCAATTGAATGCATGAAAGATATCATTGCAGAACCTTATCGCTCGAGATTATTTCCAGTAAAGTTATCTTATATACGTCATAATATTATGAAAAAAGGTGCTGTATCTTGTGGTATTTCAGGGTCTGGACCAACAATTTTTGTATTATGTAATACTTATGATGTAATAGAAGATATTTCTGATTGGTTATCACGTTTTTATTTGCAAAATGATTCAGGTTTTATTCGAATTTGTTCCCTCGATCAGCGCGGAGCACGTATTATGGTAGAATAG